In Streptomyces sannanensis, the DNA window ACCGCTCACCGAGGCGCAGGAGAGGCAGCTGTACCGTGAATGGCTCATGGTCGGCCGCGTCCTGGGCATCAACGACCGGGACATGCCGCAGACCCTGGAGGATTTCTGGCCCTACTACCGCAAGGTGCTCGCCGACGAACTGGAGCAGAACGCCGTCGTCCGGGAGCTGGTCGCCCTCGACGTGAAGCTGCCGGCGCCGGACACCGGCCCGCTGCCGCTCAGGCCGGTGCTGCGGGCACTGTGGCCCGTACTGCTCCCGCTGTTCTTGCGCTTCCGCCGCTTCGTCACCGTCGGGCTGATGCCGCCCGAGGCGCGCGAGGCGATAGGCCTGGAATGGACCGAGAGGCAGGAGCGCCGGCTGCGCCGCTTCTGCGGAGTTGTGCGGCACGTGGTGCCCGTACTCCCCGAGCGGCTGCGCTACCTGCCGCCGGCGCGTGAGGCCCGGGCACGACACCGAACCTCACGTGCCGTCTGAACCACACAGGCGGTCAGTGACCACGCCCGGGGTGATCACCGTGGTCGTGGACCGTGTTCGTCGCGGCGATCTTCTTCCACGACCTGGGCTGTACCCGCGCCTTCGCCGCGGTCGCGGAGATGCCCGCCTCGGCGGGTGCGGCAGGCTTCGACGGGGTGAACAGCCAGGTGTCGAAGAGCGCCCCGAGGTCTTTGCCCGAGACCTTCTCGGCGTACGCGATGAAGTCGGCCACACTGACGTTGCCGCCGGCGTTCACGGTCGGCCAGCCCTTCAGGATCGCGAAGAAGTCCTTGTCGCCGATCTCGTTGCGCAGGACCTGGAGGGCCAGCGCGCCGCGGTCGTAGACGGCGATGTCGAACTGGTTCTCGGGGCCCGGGTCGCCCGGCTTCACGGTCCAGAACGGGTCGATGTCCGTGTCACCCGTGTGCTCGGCGTACACCCAGTCGGCGAGCTCCTGAGCGGTGCCCTCGCCCTCCTTCTCCGACCACAGCCACTGGGCGTACCGGGCGAAGCCCTCGTTGACCCAGATGTCCTTCCAGTCCTTGACCGAGACGCTGTCGCCGTACCACTGGTGGGCCAGTTCATGGACGACCACGGAGACGTTCGCGCCGTTGCGGAACTGGCGGGTGCCGTAGAACGGCCGGGTCTGGGTCTCCAGCGCGAAACCGGGGGTCCCGTTCGGGACGTAGCCGCCGAGCGCGTTGAAGGGGTACGGGCCGAAGATCTCCTCCAGCCACTCGGCGACCTCGGTGGTGCGCTCGACGCTCGCCCGTGCCGCGCCGTCGTCGTCCCCGAGGTCCTTGCTGTACGCGTTGAGGACCGGCACTCCGTTCGCGGTCGTGTCGGTGGTGATGTCGAATTCGCCGACCGCGAGGGTGGTCAGATACGGCGCCTGCGGCTTGTTGGAGCGCCAGTTGAAGCGGGTCCAGCCCAGCTGTGAAATCTCCGACTGCAGTACGCCGTTGCTGATCGCCTGAGTGCCGTCCGGCACCAGGACGGACACGTCGAAGGTGGCCTTGTCCAGCGGGTGGTCGTTGCTCGGGAACCACCACACCGCCGACTCGGGCTCCCCGGCGGCGACAGCGCCGTCCGGGGTGCGGAGCCAGGCGGTCCAGCCGTCGATCTCCAGCTCGGACGGCTTGCCCGCGTAACGGACCACCACACTGAAGGACCCGCCTTCCGGCAGCGGGGCGGCCGGGGTGACCTCCAGCTCGTGGACGCCGGAGGTGCTGAACTCCGCCTTCCGGCCGTTGACCCGGACCTCGCTGACCTTCAGTCCGAAGTCGAGGTTGAAGCGCGAGAGGTCCTGCTCGGTGGTGGCGAGGATGGTCGCCGTGCCCTCCAGCAGGTCGGTCGTCGGCTGGTACTTGAGCCGGAGGTCGTAGTGGGATACGTCGTATCCGCCGTTGCCGCTGGCCGGGTAGTAGCTGTCGCCGATGCCGGGCGCGCCGGGAGAGAAGCTTGCGGCCGATGCCGGGATCGCCAGCAGCAAGGACGTCGCGAACACGCTCGGGGCGAGGAATCTGCGGTGCACGGATGCTCCAAGTCGTCAGGACGGATGACCTGTTCGGACCTTATTCGGCCGCTGCCTTCTCAGTTGTTTCCATGGCCACGTCTGTCACACGATCGTCATGGGATCGACATGCGACACTGCGCTCCTTTTGGTTGACTTCTTCCTCCGACTGCACTCTTTTGCGCGAGAGTTGACCGGAGTAACTTCCAGCCCCATGCCGATGTGTTCACGGAGAACCCTCCCC includes these proteins:
- a CDS encoding oxygenase MpaB family protein translates to MQQDPEPPPPGGVLWSVAGDIRALLMLPPALTMQVAHPAIGAGVDQHSVFRTDPWGRGERSVRSVLLWVYGGEAAVDEGRRLRRLHRTIQGTDTRGRSYHALTPAYYSWVHATGFPVYRNGCRYLVRPLTEAQERQLYREWLMVGRVLGINDRDMPQTLEDFWPYYRKVLADELEQNAVVRELVALDVKLPAPDTGPLPLRPVLRALWPVLLPLFLRFRRFVTVGLMPPEAREAIGLEWTERQERRLRRFCGVVRHVVPVLPERLRYLPPAREARARHRTSRAV
- a CDS encoding M1 family metallopeptidase; translation: MHRRFLAPSVFATSLLLAIPASAASFSPGAPGIGDSYYPASGNGGYDVSHYDLRLKYQPTTDLLEGTATILATTEQDLSRFNLDFGLKVSEVRVNGRKAEFSTSGVHELEVTPAAPLPEGGSFSVVVRYAGKPSELEIDGWTAWLRTPDGAVAAGEPESAVWWFPSNDHPLDKATFDVSVLVPDGTQAISNGVLQSEISQLGWTRFNWRSNKPQAPYLTTLAVGEFDITTDTTANGVPVLNAYSKDLGDDDGAARASVERTTEVAEWLEEIFGPYPFNALGGYVPNGTPGFALETQTRPFYGTRQFRNGANVSVVVHELAHQWYGDSVSVKDWKDIWVNEGFARYAQWLWSEKEGEGTAQELADWVYAEHTGDTDIDPFWTVKPGDPGPENQFDIAVYDRGALALQVLRNEIGDKDFFAILKGWPTVNAGGNVSVADFIAYAEKVSGKDLGALFDTWLFTPSKPAAPAEAGISATAAKARVQPRSWKKIAATNTVHDHGDHPGRGH